A part of Vigna radiata var. radiata cultivar VC1973A chromosome 11, Vradiata_ver6, whole genome shotgun sequence genomic DNA contains:
- the LOC106777131 gene encoding probable zinc metallopeptidase EGY3, chloroplastic yields the protein MAVPMATLSALSSTALLNANTSINTSSRTICTFPLHSNIHTRLSFSFCYKRTSLTCAGSSVKDDRQTDSSSTTTVSVAPENDVDHDSGSLSDSDSDSDTQQEMDWKTDEEFKKFMGNPSIEAAIKLEKKRADRKLKQLDRETTNSNPLLGLFNTLVRDNLLREKEMLQKAEETFKALDLNQLKSCFGFDTFFATDVRRFGDGGIFIGNLRKPIDEVIPKLEKKLSDVAGRDVVVWFMEEKANDITKQACVVQPKAEMDLQFESTKLSTPLGYFSAILLAVTTFGTVALMSGFFLKPDATVDDYLANVVPLFGGFLFILGVSEITTRVTAARYGVKLSPSFLVPSNWTGCLGVINNYESLLPNKKALFDIPVARTASAYLTSLLLAIAAFVADGSFNGGDNALYIRPQFFYNNPLLSFIQYVIGPYTDDLGNVLPYAVEGVGVPVDPLAFAGLLGMVVTSLNLLPCGRLEGGRIAQAMFGRNTATLLSFATSLLLGIGGLSGSVLCLAWGLFATFFRGGEEIPAKDEITPLGESRYAWGVILGLICFLTLFPNGGGTFSSSFLSGPFFRGDM from the exons ATGGCAGTGCCAATGGCAACTCTTTCTGCTCTTTCCTCCACTGCTCTTCTCAACGCCAACACAAGCATAAACACCAGCAGCAGGACCATCTGCACTTTCCCACTACATTCTAACATCCACACCcgtctctctttttctttctgctACAAACGCACTTCCCTCACCTGCGCCGGCTCCTCCGTCAAAGACGACCGACAAACTGACTCCTCCTCTACTACCACGGTTTCCGTTGCTCCTGAAAACGACGTGGACCATGATTCTGGTTCTCTGTCTGATTCTGATTCCGATTCTGACACCCAACAGGAAATGGACTGGAAGACCGACGAGGAGTTTAAGAAGTTCATGGGCAACCCTTCCATCGAGGCCGCCATAAAGCTTGAGAAGAAGAGGGCTGATAGAAAGCTCAAGCAACTTGACAGGGAAACCACCAACTCTAACCCCCTTTTGGGCCTTTTCAACACCTTAGTTCGTGACAACTTGCTCAGGGAAAAGGAGATGCTGCAAAAGGCTGAGGAAACTTTCAAGGCTCTTGATCTTAACCAG TTAAAGAGTTGCTTTGGGTTTGACACCTTCTTTGCAACCGATGTTCGAAGATTTGGAGATGGAGGCATTTTCATTGGCAATTTAAGGAAACCCATCGATGAGGTCATTCCCAAGTTAGAGAAAAAGCTCTCCGATGTAGCAGGACGAGATGTCGTCGTCTGGTTCATGGAAGAAAAAGCAAATGACATTACCAAACAG GCTTGTGTGGTGCAACCCAAAGCAGAAATGGATCTCCAATTTGAGTCAACTAAGCTGAGTACTCCTTTGGGCTATTTTAGTGCAATTTTATTAGCTGTTACTACCTTTGGAACAGTTGCTCTGATGAGTGGCTTCTTCCTTAAACCCGATGCTACAGTCGATGACTATCTGGCTAATGTTGTGCCTCTATTTGGTGGCTTCTTATTTATTCTGGGAGTTTCAGAG ATAACTACCAGGGTAACAGCAGCACGTTACGGTGTTAAGCTTAGCCCTTCCTTCCTGGTGCCATCAAATTGGACAGGCTGTTTGGGAGTGATTAACAATTATGAATCTCTCCTCCCAAACAAGAAAGCTCTTTTTGACATTCCTGTAGCCCGTACTGCTAGTGCATATTTAACTTCACTACTGCTTGCTATTGCTGCGTTTGTAGCTGATGGAAGCTTTAATGGGGGTGATAATGCATT GTACATACGGCCTCAATTTTTCTATAACAACCCTTTGCTTTCTTTCATCCAATACGTTATTGGACCTTACACAGACGATCTTGGAAATGTACTACCTTATGCCGTGGAAGGTGTTGGAGTTCCTGTTGATCCGCTTGCATTTGCTGGGCTTTTAG GGATGGTGGTGACTTCTTTGAACTTGTTGCCATGTGGGAGGCTAGAAGGAGGACGCATTGCTCAAGCCATGTTTGGAAGAAACACTGCTACTCTCTTATCTTTTGCCACTTCACTGTTACTCGGTATTGGTGGCCTCAGTGGCAGTGTTCTGTGCCTGGCATGGGGATTGTTTGCAACCTTCTTTCGGGGTGGAGAGGAAATACCAGCAAAAGACGAGATCACCCCTCTAGGAGAAAGCAGATACGCTTGGGGCGTCATCCTTGGCCTCATCTGTTTCCTCACACTTTTCCCCAATGGCGGAGGCACATTCTCCTCTTCATTTCTCAGTGGTCCATTTTTCAGGGGTGACATGTAA
- the LOC106777422 gene encoding uncharacterized protein LOC106777422 isoform X2: MDTSGQQSTKQLKDHLQHHQEPFSLQSYLIERSYMFNNLSYETTNIHHLYSAKNLKSSIKYDLHKIRKRLLHATGILRSLLYKFIPTEDSQEFSNWVEEDNSDLYYVHEYLTAHTQATQQTRAMSHHFTKNDAPHNKVLPANMFQTFTLPKLKRSEVDAGTKPYWIRSKENSQQCSRGPKWKAPLPNAVCRLKSSDEQVTAVPTLSQKLVRDYVRKLAASSNILKSRRAKKDKLQEMVETASLCGRNRRSLAKREQLRFDHVEKDKGFHENEGKSVSSKAVAEAERFQSIIHEHFNVLEKQYREAKKIRHLLHAESCVISEEWKSFQILNLEICMEIGDSITDDIVSEITDLF, encoded by the exons ATGGACACTTCTGGCCAACAATCTACAAAACAGCTAAAAGATCACCTCCAACACCACCAAGAGCCTTTTTCGTTGCAGAGTTACCTCATCGAAAGAAGTTACATGTTCAACAACCTCAGCTATGAGACTACCAACATTCACCACCTTTATTCAGCCAAGAATCTGAAATCGTCCATCAAGTATGATTTACACAAGATAAGGAAACGGCTATTACATGCTACGGGGATACTAAGATCACTACTATACAAGTTCATTCCCACAGAAGACAGCCAGGAGTTCTCAAACTGGGTTGAAGAGGACAACAGTGATCTGTATTATGTGCATGAATATTTAACAGCACACACTCAGGCAACTCAACAAACAAGGGCTATGTCTCATCATTTTACTAAAAATGATGCTCCTCACAACAAGGTTTTGCCGGCGAATATGTTTCAGACATTCACACTCCCCAAATTAAAAAGATCAGAG GTTGATGCAGGAACCAAACCATATTGGATAAGGTCAAAGGAGAATAGCCAGCAGTGTAGTAGAGGACCAAAATGGAAAGCACCATTACCAAATGCAG TGTGCCGCTTAAAAAGTTCAGATGAGCAGGTAACAGCTGTTCCAACTTTATCCCAGAAACTTGTTAGAGACTATGTAAGAAAGCTAGCGGCGAgctcaaatattttgaaatcgAGACGTGCAAAAAAAGACAAACTACAGGAGATGGTTGAGACGGCTTCTTTGTGCGGAAGAAACAGAAGGAGCCTGGCAAAGAGGGAGCAGCTACGGTTTGACCATGTAGAAAAAGACAAAGGGTTTCATGAAAATGAAGGTAAAAGTGTGTCAAGCAAAGCAGTTGCAGAAGCTGAGAGGTTTCAGAGTATCATACATGAGCATTTTAACGTGTTGGAGAAACAATACAGAGAAGCTAAAAAGATCAGGCACCTGTTGCATGCAGAGTCCTGTGTGATATCAGAAGAGTGGAAAAGCTTCCAAATCTTAAATTTGGAGATATGCATGGAGATAGGAGATTCAATCACGGATGACATTGTAAGCGAAATAACTGATTTATTTTAA
- the LOC106777422 gene encoding uncharacterized protein LOC106777422 isoform X1, with the protein MDTSGQQSTKQLKDHLQHHQEPFSLQSYLIERSYMFNNLSYETTNIHHLYSAKNLKSSIKYDLHKIRKRLLHATGILRSLLYKFIPTEDSQEFSNWVEEDNSDLYYVHEYLTAHTQATQQTRAMSHHFTKNDAPHNKVLPANMFQTFTLPKLKRSEVDAGTKPYWIRSKENSQQCSRGPKWKAPLPNAGWTLSLKPEGEKSITTYALILIFNLHYLGGDGTVCRLKSSDEQVTAVPTLSQKLVRDYVRKLAASSNILKSRRAKKDKLQEMVETASLCGRNRRSLAKREQLRFDHVEKDKGFHENEGKSVSSKAVAEAERFQSIIHEHFNVLEKQYREAKKIRHLLHAESCVISEEWKSFQILNLEICMEIGDSITDDIVSEITDLF; encoded by the exons ATGGACACTTCTGGCCAACAATCTACAAAACAGCTAAAAGATCACCTCCAACACCACCAAGAGCCTTTTTCGTTGCAGAGTTACCTCATCGAAAGAAGTTACATGTTCAACAACCTCAGCTATGAGACTACCAACATTCACCACCTTTATTCAGCCAAGAATCTGAAATCGTCCATCAAGTATGATTTACACAAGATAAGGAAACGGCTATTACATGCTACGGGGATACTAAGATCACTACTATACAAGTTCATTCCCACAGAAGACAGCCAGGAGTTCTCAAACTGGGTTGAAGAGGACAACAGTGATCTGTATTATGTGCATGAATATTTAACAGCACACACTCAGGCAACTCAACAAACAAGGGCTATGTCTCATCATTTTACTAAAAATGATGCTCCTCACAACAAGGTTTTGCCGGCGAATATGTTTCAGACATTCACACTCCCCAAATTAAAAAGATCAGAG GTTGATGCAGGAACCAAACCATATTGGATAAGGTCAAAGGAGAATAGCCAGCAGTGTAGTAGAGGACCAAAATGGAAAGCACCATTACCAAATGCAGGTTGGACACTTTCACTAAAACCAGAAGGGGAGAAAAGTATTACCACGTATgcattgattttaatttttaacttgcATTATTTGGGTGGTGATGGAACAGTGTGCCGCTTAAAAAGTTCAGATGAGCAGGTAACAGCTGTTCCAACTTTATCCCAGAAACTTGTTAGAGACTATGTAAGAAAGCTAGCGGCGAgctcaaatattttgaaatcgAGACGTGCAAAAAAAGACAAACTACAGGAGATGGTTGAGACGGCTTCTTTGTGCGGAAGAAACAGAAGGAGCCTGGCAAAGAGGGAGCAGCTACGGTTTGACCATGTAGAAAAAGACAAAGGGTTTCATGAAAATGAAGGTAAAAGTGTGTCAAGCAAAGCAGTTGCAGAAGCTGAGAGGTTTCAGAGTATCATACATGAGCATTTTAACGTGTTGGAGAAACAATACAGAGAAGCTAAAAAGATCAGGCACCTGTTGCATGCAGAGTCCTGTGTGATATCAGAAGAGTGGAAAAGCTTCCAAATCTTAAATTTGGAGATATGCATGGAGATAGGAGATTCAATCACGGATGACATTGTAAGCGAAATAACTGATTTATTTTAA
- the LOC106777171 gene encoding 40S ribosomal protein S20-2: MAYAAMKPTKPGLEETEEQIHKIRITLSSKNVKNLEKVCADLVRGARDKRLRVKGPVRMPTKVLHITTRKSPCGEGTNTWDRFELRVHKRVIDLYSSPDVVKQITSITIEPGVEVEVTIADA; the protein is encoded by the exons ATGGCGTACGCTGCAATGAAGCCCACTAAACCCGGTTTGGAGGAAACTGAGGAACAGATCCATAAGATCAGGATCACCCTTTCCTCTAAGAATGTCAAGAATCTCGAAAAGG TTTGCGCCGACCTGGTTCGTGGTGCCAGGGACAAGCGCCTCAGGGTCAAGGGACCTGTTAGGATGCCAACCAAAGTTCTTCACATCACCACCAGAAAATCCCCGTGCGGTGAAG GCACCAACACATGGGACAGATTTGAGCTGCGTGTGCACAAGAGGGTCATTGACCTCTACAGTTCCCCAGATGTGGTCAAGCAGATTACCTCAATCACAATTGAACCTGGTGTAGAGGTTGAGGTGACCATTGCCGATGCTTGA
- the LOC106777450 gene encoding uncharacterized protein LOC106777450, with product MKNELGNLVESIKSKVRSLNLKKGKKPYIKMDKSASVKVEIRSRKARKLIEKTLKAADTHPR from the coding sequence atgAAGAATGAACTGGGAAATCTGGTGGAGTCGATAAAGTCGAAGGTGAGATCTCTGAACCTGAAGAAAGGGAAAAAACCTTACATAAAGATGGATAAAAGTGCGAGTGTGAAAGTCGAGATTCGCAGCAGAAAAGCTCGTAAGCTTATAGAGAAGACCTTGAAGGCTGCTGACACTCATCCTCGTtaa
- the LOC106777178 gene encoding protein SHORT HYPOCOTYL IN WHITE LIGHT 1 has translation MHTRSDDEDDENDEDRSLDLLVRFVQSVFKKVSKRTRKAVRSVLPFPISTHLVGFSVNGTLLLTFLWILKAFLQVLCTLGSVVFVSILLIRGIWSGVSFLQESRNQKMDQLDMRNAWNNGAQPVT, from the exons ATGCATACAAGGAGCGACGACGAGGACGATGAAAACGATGAGGATCGGAGTCTGGATCTACTGGTGAGGTTCGTTCAGAGTGTCTTCAAGAAGGTGTCAAAGAGAACAAGGAAAGCAGTTCGATCCGTTCTCCCTTTCCCCATCTCCACCCATTTG GTGGGATTTTCTGTGAATGGGACACTGTTGCTGACCTTCCTGTGGATTTTGAAGGCGTTTCTTCAG GTGTTATGCACGCTTGGAAGTGTAGTGTTTGTAAGCATCTTATTAATCCGTGGGATATGGTCTGGTGTGAGCTTTTTGCAAGAAAGCCGAAACCAAAAAATGGATCAATTAGATATGCGCAATGCTTGGAATAATGGTGCACAGCCCGTAACTTGA
- the LOC106776428 gene encoding immune-associated nucleotide-binding protein 9: MGGISIDDDWEFTSSSSNEVRTIVLVGRTGYGKSATGNTILGRKVFKSRASSSGVSITCELGTAELDDGLLVNVIDTPGLFDLSSGEYGPEYVRKEIIKCMDLAKDGIHAVILVLSVRTRFTEEQETILKTLQSLFGSKIVDYMIVVFTGGDDLEETEESLEDYLGRECPKALEEILGLCENRVVLFDNKTKDEGKRSGQVQELLSFVNIVLSQNGGRPYTNELFELFTELKKRAKELHKQQRKFDSLKEEYSEEAILEFEKQMQQTYDDQLKRITEMVESKLSEVTMKLKQQLDEEQAARLEAEEKAMLAQRRSDEEIRRLRENLEKAHEELRKQSEGRCAIL; this comes from the exons ATGGGTGGAATTTCTATTGATGATGATTGGGAGTTCACTTCTTCCTCATCCAATGAGGTTCGGACAATAGTCTTAGTTGGGCGAACTGGCTATGGCAAGAGTGCAACGGGTAATACCATTCTCGGAAGGAAGGTCTTCAAGTCAAGGGCAAGTTCTTCTGGTGTATCCATCACATGTGAATTGGGGACCGCAGAACTAGACGACGGACTGCTTGTTAATGTTATTGACACCCCAG GATTATTTGATTTGTCTTCTGGAGAGTATGGACCTGAGTATGTTCGAAAGGAAATTATCAAATGCATGGATTTGGCTAAGGATGGAATCCATGCTGTCATTTTGGTGTTATCGGTTAGAACACGCTTTACTGAGGAACAAGAAACTATTCTAAAGACCTTGCAGTCATTATTTGGAAGCAAAATTGTAGATTACATGATTGTGGTCTTCActggaggagatgatttggaagaaacGGAAGAGAGCTTGGAGGATTATTTAGGTCGTGAATGTCCAAAGGCTTTAGAG GAAATTCTTGGTCTGTGTGAGAATCGAGTTGTACTTTTTGATAACAAGACTAAGGATGAAGGGAAACGATCGGGACAAGTTCAAGAACTTCTCTCTTTTGTAAACATTGTTCTATCACAGAATGGTGGACGACCTTATACAAATGAGttgtttgagttgtttacaGAACTGAAG AAGCGAGCAAAGGAGCTGCATAAGCAACAAAGAAAGTTTGATTctttaaaagaagaatattCTGAAGAAGCAATATTGGAGTTTGAAAAGCAAATGCAGCAAACATATGATGATCAATTAAAGCGAATTACTGAGATG GTTGAATCAAAATTGAGTGAGGTAACTATGAAGCTTAAGCAACAGTTAGATGAAGAGCAAGCTGCAAGACTTGAGGCTGAGGAGAAGGCAATGTTAGCTCAAAGGAGATCAGATGAAGAAATACGTAGACTGAGAGAAAATCTTGAGAAGGCCCACGAAGAACTTCGCAAGCAATCTGAAGGTCGTTGTGCCATTCTTTGA
- the LOC106776429 gene encoding thymocyte nuclear protein 1, producing the protein MGKREKEEEKEKKQRYLLKTEPSEWSWEDQTANGGISNWDGVKNKQAQKYLKSMSLGDLCFFYHSGSKARRIVGVVSVVREWDGDAVDVKAVGEMRRPVDLKEMKHFKDFALLRQPRLSVVPVPDLIWDQICLLGGGYHGDSHGDSSP; encoded by the coding sequence AtgggaaagagagagaaagaggaggagaaagagaagaagcaGAGGTATCTTTTGAAAACGGAACCGTCGGAGTGGTCGTGGGAGGACCAGACGGCGAACGGAGGCATAAGCAACTGGGATGGGGTAAAGAACAAGCAGGCCCAGAAATACCTTAAATCCATGTCCCTCGGCGACCTCTGTTTCTTCTACCACTCTGGTTCCAAGGCCCGCCGTATCGTTGGCGTTGTCTCCGTGGTCCGCGAATGGGACGGTGATGCAGTGGACGTGAAGGCCGTGGGAGAGATGAGGAGGCCCGTGGACTTGAAGGAGATGAAGCATTTCAAGGATTTTGCTCTCCTCAGGCAACCCAGGCTCTCTGTTGTCCCTGTTCCCGACCTCATTTGGGACCAAATTTGTCTTTTGGGAGGCGGCTACCACGGCGACTCCCACGGTGACTCTTCTCCCTGA